The following proteins are co-located in the Abditibacteriaceae bacterium genome:
- a CDS encoding aspartate kinase has translation MNSDSPNIVCKFGGTSLADAVQIRKVADIVNSDPNRRFVVVSAPGKRNSSDQKITDLLLTSWHLASQRLDPSEPLRLIRERYDQIARDLHVAPVAAPLVEMQSELSKLAAGDPKSLATRDWMASRGEYFHACLIAQFLEATFVPAGECIRFDADGMLDEKSYELLAEQMSGDGRYVVPGFYGRDVQGNIKTFPRGGSDITGAVVARAVGAKIYENWTDVSGLLMADPRVISNPKPIAEVTYRELRELAYAGASVLHEETIFPASEAGIPIQIRNTNKPDDEGSRIVASRDASTDAIVGIAGKTGFSTIYIEKSMMNQQRGFGRRVLEVLESHDVSFEHMPSGIDSMSVIVSDEQLSGKENAILRELERALEPDKVEKIGGLALIATVGEGMAHRVGVAGTLFDALHQGKVNVRMISQGASEINIIVGVQSDDYQRAVEAIYRAFVN, from the coding sequence ATGAATTCCGATTCCCCCAATATCGTGTGTAAATTCGGCGGCACCTCGCTCGCCGATGCCGTCCAGATTCGCAAAGTCGCCGACATCGTCAATTCCGACCCGAATCGTCGCTTTGTGGTTGTTTCCGCGCCCGGTAAGCGCAACAGCAGCGACCAGAAAATTACCGACCTGCTTCTCACGTCGTGGCATCTGGCATCGCAGCGCCTCGATCCGAGCGAACCACTCCGACTGATTCGCGAGCGCTACGACCAGATCGCGCGCGACCTTCATGTTGCGCCTGTTGCGGCGCCGCTTGTCGAAATGCAAAGCGAGTTGTCGAAACTCGCGGCGGGCGACCCCAAAAGCCTGGCGACTCGCGACTGGATGGCTTCGCGCGGCGAGTATTTTCATGCGTGTCTTATCGCGCAGTTTCTCGAAGCGACCTTTGTTCCCGCAGGCGAGTGCATTCGCTTCGACGCCGACGGAATGCTCGATGAAAAGTCGTATGAGCTTCTTGCAGAGCAGATGAGCGGCGACGGTCGTTACGTTGTTCCGGGCTTTTACGGGCGCGACGTGCAGGGCAACATTAAAACGTTCCCGCGCGGCGGCAGCGACATCACGGGCGCGGTTGTGGCGCGCGCGGTGGGCGCGAAGATTTACGAAAACTGGACCGATGTTTCCGGCTTGCTTATGGCCGATCCGCGCGTGATTTCCAATCCGAAACCGATTGCCGAAGTGACCTACCGCGAGCTGCGCGAACTGGCATATGCCGGTGCGAGCGTCTTGCACGAAGAAACAATTTTTCCTGCCAGTGAAGCCGGAATCCCGATTCAGATTCGCAACACCAACAAGCCCGACGACGAAGGCTCACGCATTGTCGCGTCGCGCGACGCATCGACCGACGCGATTGTTGGCATCGCGGGCAAAACCGGCTTCTCCACGATTTACATCGAGAAATCGATGATGAACCAGCAGCGCGGTTTTGGCCGTCGCGTGTTGGAAGTGTTGGAAAGCCATGACGTTTCGTTTGAGCACATGCCGTCGGGTATCGATTCGATGTCGGTGATTGTTTCTGACGAACAGTTGTCCGGAAAAGAAAACGCGATTCTGCGCGAACTGGAACGGGCGCTGGAACCGGATAAAGTCGAGAAAATCGGCGGCCTCGCATTGATTGCGACGGTGGGCGAAGGCATGGCGCATCGCGTTGGTGTAGCCGGAACGTTGTTCGATGCGTTGCATCAAGGCAAAGTCAACGTGCGCATGATTTCGCAGGGCGCAAGCGAAATAAACATCATCGTCGGCGTGCAAAGTGACGATTATCAGCGCGCCGTCGAAGCGATTTATCGCGCTTTCGTCAACTAA